A genomic stretch from Diachasmimorpha longicaudata isolate KC_UGA_2023 chromosome 2, iyDiaLong2, whole genome shotgun sequence includes:
- the LOC135173070 gene encoding 26S proteasome regulatory subunit 10B, with protein MAAPMDSVREKALQDYRKKLLEHKEVEARLKEMREHLKDLTKQYDKSENDLKALQSVGQIVGEVLKQLTEEKFIVKATNGPRYVVGCRRQLDKNKLKSGTRVALDMTTLTIMRYLPREVDPLVYNMSHEDPGDVTYSAIGGLSEQIRELREVIELPLLNPELFERVGITPPKGCLLYGPPGTGKTLLARAVASQLDANFLKVVSSAIVDKYIGESARLIREMFNYARDHQPCIIFMDEIDAIGGRRFSEGTSADREIQRTLMELLNQMDGFDSLGQVKMIMATNRPDTLDPALLRPGRLDRKIEIPLPNEQARLEILKIHAAPIAKHGEIDYEAVVKLSDGFNGADLRNVCTEAGLFAIRLEREYVIQEDFMKAVRKVSDNKKLESKLDYKPV; from the exons ATGGCAGCTCCCATGGATTCAGTTAGAGAAAAGGCCCTCCAAGATTACAGGAAAAAACTCCTGGAGCACAAGGAGGTGGAGGCTCGCTTAAAGGAAA tGCGAGAACACCTCAAGGACCTCACAAAACAGTACGACAAGTCTGAGAATGATCTCAAGGCACTGCAGAGTGTTGGACAG ATTGTGGGAGAGGTTTTGAAGCAACTTACTGAAGAAAAAT ttaTTGTGAAAGCAACGAATGGCCCTCGATACGTAGTAGGCTGTAGACGTCAGCTGGACAAGAATAAACTCAAATCTGGAACCAGGGTAGCCCTCGACATGACTACCCTAACGATCATGCGCTATTTACCTCGCGAG GTTGATCCTTTAGTCTACAACATGTCCCACGAAGACCCAGGAGACGTGACGTACTCAGCAATTGGTGGTCTCAGTGAACAGATTCGGGAGCTTCGTGAAGTAATCGAGCTGCCCTTGCTCAATCCCGAATTGTTTGAACGTGTTGGGATAACTCCACCCAAAGGATGCCTGTTGTACGGCCCCCCAGGTACTGGAAAGACCCTCCTAGCGCGTGCTGTTGCCAGCCAACTTGATGCCAACTTTCTCAAAGTTGTATCCAGTGCTATTGTGGATAAGTACATTGGAGAGTCTGCCAGACTGATTCGTGAGATGTTCAATTATGCTCGTGATCATCAGCCATGCATTATCTTCATGGATGAAATCGACGCTATTG GTGGACGCAGATTCTCAGAAGGTACGAGTGCAGATCGTGAAATCCAACGAACCCTGATGGAGCTGTTGAATCAGATGGATGGATTCGACTCGCTGGGACAAGTCAAGATGATCATGGCTACGAACAGACCAGACACACTAGATCCAGCCCTTCTACGACCAGGTAGATTGGATAGGAAAATCGAAATTCCTCTGCCTAATGAACAGGCGAGACTTGAAATTCTGAAGATTCATGCTGCACCCATTGCTAAACATGGAGAGattg ATTACGAAGCAGTTGTCAAATTATCCGACGGTTTCAACGGCGCCGATCTCCGTAACGTCTGCACTGAGGCGGGTCTCTTCGCAATTCGTCTTGAGCGTGAGTATGTTATCCAGGAAGACTTCATGAAAGCAGTGAGAAAAGTATCCGACAACAAAAAACTCGAGTCTAAACTAGACTACAAGCCAGTTTAA
- the LOC135173063 gene encoding homer protein homolog 2 — translation MTSGKETMGEQPIFTCKAHVFHIDPKTKRSWVSASTAAVSVSFFYDSTRSLYRIISVEGTKAVINSTITPNMTFTKTSQKFGQWSDVRANTVYGLGFSSEAELGKFIEKFHEVKEATKIAGAKLQSNSSSVTPSTSANVSPITQRSCMPSSEQDLIDPPNSSMINSNLSASNNPNPNANMISAQNSVSSVSSSPLPGTCQNKVDEELKNAVHARSQIINQQQNTESPQHQGKQGQMGSNQGQSMEMQLKYENDRLKLALAQSSANAKKWEVELSTLKMNNARLTSALQESTANVDEWKRQLQLYKEENMRIKAKYADLESGKVAEGNSEALKLRVEALENELRTRNEELKAMNMATKNKDFVALQKENDELREMLGVVHEQLELALSANRVQKQNLDTLNSRLAGYIQDLATVHREITNTLQT, via the exons ATGACATCCGGAAAGGAAACTATGGG TGAACAGCCAATTTTCACATGCAAAGCGCATGTCTTTCACATCGACCCCAAGACCAAACGGTCATGGGTATCAGCATCAACTGCTGCTGTTTCTGTATCGTTTTTCTATGACTCGACGAGGAGCTTGTACAGGATTATTTCGGTGGAGGGAACCAAG GCGGTTATCAATAGCACTATTACCCCCAACATGACATTCACCAAAACATCGCAGAAATTTGGACAGTGGTCTGATGTCAGAGCCAATACTGTTTATGGGCTAGGGTTCTCCTCAGAGGCTGAATTGGGAAAG TTCATCGAAAAATTTCACGAGGTGAAAGAGGCGACAAAAATAGCTGGTGCCAAGCTCCAATCAAACAGTTCATCAGTGACCCCATCGACAAGTGCAAATGTCAGTCCCATAACCCAACGCTCCTGCATGCCATCGTCTGAGCAAGATCTCATTGATCCACCCAATTCATCCATGATAAACTCAAATCTGTCAGCCTCGAATAATCCCAATCCCAATGCCAACATGATATCCGCACAAAACAGTGTGTCCTCGGTCAGCAGCAGTCCACTGCCAGGCACATGTCAGAACAAAGTCGATGAGGAGTTGAAGAACGCTGTACATGCCAGGTCGCAGATTATCAATCAGCAGCAGAACACGGAGAGCCCACAGCATCAGGGGAAACAGGGACAAATGGGATCCAATCAGGGACAGAGTATGGAGATGCAGCTCAAGTATGAAAATGATAGGCTAAAGCTTGCATTGGCACAAAGCTCCGCCAATGCCAAAAAATGGGAG gTGGAGCTTTCGACCCTAAAAATGAACAACGCAAGACTGACAAGTGCCCTCCAGGAATCAACAGCTAATGTAGATGAATGGAAGCGGCAGTTGCAGCTGTACAAAGAGGAAAATATGCGTATAAAAGCGAAGTACGCTGATTTGGAGTCTGGAAAAGTGGCTGAAGGTAACAGTGAGGCCCTCAAACTACGTGTGGAGGCATTGGAGAATGAGTTGAGGACAAGAAACGAGGAGTTGAAAGCCATGAACATGGCCACCAAGAACAAAGACTTCGTG GCCCTACAAAAAGAGAACGACGAACTCCGTGAGATGCTGGGTGTTGTCCACGAGCAGCTTGAGCTTGCATTGAGTGCAAACAGAGTGCAGAAACAAAATTTGGATACATTGAACTCACGATTAGCTGGTTATATTCAAGATTTGGCGACAGTGCATCGAGAAATAACCAACACACTTCAAACTTAA
- the LOC135173090 gene encoding transmembrane protein 186-like: MSLLVNNCWRLTSLSRGFLRSSVVSSQFVPHQNSSGKFESKKWPGYHVIYNLPHVKRLSIINRMKLKGTILSSISIPAVLLMEVNLGTLSAMAHNAAMIFGIITVFFHSIGYFANNVIGIIYAKKDSNDIKISYVTYFGKRVDLDTTYDDISCPEPMSRFRDPLFNPVIVASQKKKLRLFAQGNIIDDEKFSKVIGAEF; this comes from the exons ATGTCACTGTTGGTCAACAATTGTTGGAGGCTGACATCCCTCAGCCGAGGGTTTCTTCGTTCATCAGTTGTTTCTTCCCAATTCGTACCCCATCAAAATTCGTCTGGAAAGTTTGAGTCCAAGAAGTGGCCAGGGTATCACGTTATATACAACCTGCCGCATGTGAAGAGGCTCAGTATAATAAACCGAATGAAGCTCAAGGGGACGATTCTCTCGTCAATAAGCATACCAGCGGTCCTCCTGATGGAGGTTAACTTAGGAACCCTGTCAGCAATGGCTCATAACGCAGCAATGATAT TTGGAATTATAACggtatttttccattcaattggCTACTTCGCCAACAACGTAATTGGAATAATCTATGCAAAGAAAGACTccaatgatataaaaatatcatatgTAACTTACTTTGGCAAACGAGTGGACCTTGACACGACTTACGACGACATCAGCTGTCCAGAACCCATGTCCAGGTTCAGAGATCCTCTGTTCAATCCGGTAATAGTTGCGTCACAAAAAAAGAAACTGCGGCTGTTCGCTCAGGGGAACATCATCGATGACgagaaattttcgaaagtaATCGGCGCTGAGTTCTGA
- the LOC135173050 gene encoding transducin beta-like protein 3, protein MSVSSNIKETFEAEAKHGPFYTGGNVQWSADGKHLLCQNGASISVLSLAKGTVIAALGPPTSEEDTINTFTLSPTSDTVITHHKSGLFKLFTGNDPAPKKLWKSIHKGPVPQIALSSDDRLMASGGSDSSVRLWDLHHHACTHNLKGVQGVVSVLKFHPTRNLVLAAGDDTKIHCWDITTGALQRLLAGHFSRITSLSFHDDDIHLVSSGRDKVLILWDLNKGVSLRTLPVYESLEGLFIFPAASFSLNSNPQREDEILVASGGEKGAIRVWEMRSGREVYTQEHPLVQPSKEDGGLAVTHLLSNKSSKTFAVVSVDHNIIIHSLTDFSCEKQFVGYTDEILDIVHVGDTSSHLAVATNSCDIKLYDTSTMSCQLLRGHTDLVLSLCVTQANRNLMVSSAKDNSVRVWLMSPDTLSMVSIASGTRHTASVGSVALSQASAKFFVSVSQDQCLKLWQLPDKLTTVDSGCTLNAAHTVLAHQKDINCAVVSPNDKLIATGSQDKTAKLWSSESLQLLGILRGHRRGVWCARFSPIDQVLLTTSADCTMKLWSLSELNCLKTFEGHQSSVLRAEFISRGMQLVTSGADGLLKLWSVKTSECVGTFEEHESRVWALAIGQDERRIISGGADSVMVVWRDVTAEKRQKAIAEREEMILEEQKLANLLKGEQLVAALKLALRLEKPHKVLKIVENILKKGEGGLGEAVGELKMREKEELMRAAIGWNTNSRNCQAAQLVINALLNDPESSNLETSGLSSSLEALIPYTDRHFKRVTRLLQDLHFLNYTVNYIKPHNTSEFPE, encoded by the exons ATGAGTGTCTCATCGAACATCAAGGAGAC ATTCGAAGCAGAAGCCAAACATGGGCCTTTTTACACAGGGGGAAATGTTCAG TGGAGTGCAGATGGTAAGCACCTTCTCTGTCAGAATGGTGCCTCGATATCAGTCCTTTCCCTCGCAAAAGGCACGGTGATAGCGGCCCTGGGTCCCCCGACCTCAGAAGAAGACACAATCAACACATTTACCCTCAGTCCAACTTCTGACACAGTAATAACCCACCACAAGAGCGGTCTTTTCAAGCTCTTCACGGGGAACGATCCAGCCCCCAAAAAACTCTGGAAGTCCATTCACAAGGGGCCAGTCCCCCAGATCGCCCTCTCCTCGGACGACCGCTTGATGGCCTCCGGAGGCAGTGACTCCAGCGTGCGCCTCTGGGACCTCCACCACCACGCATGCACTCACAATCTGAAGGGCGTCCAGGGAGTCGTGAGTGTCCTGAAGTTTCATCCTACCAGAAATCTCGTCCTAGCCGCCGGGGATGACACGAAAATCCACTGCTGGGACATTACCACCGGAGCTCTCCAGCGACTACTCGCAGGTCACTTCAGCCGTATCACCAGCCTATCCTTCCACGACGACGATATCCACCTGGTGTCATCAGGACGAGATAAAGTCCTCATCCTTTGGGACCTCAACAAAGGCGTTTCCCTGCGCACACTTCCAGTCTACGAGTCCCTGGAAGGGCTTTTCATATTCCCTGCAGCTTCATTCTCACTTAACAGCAATCCTCAAAGAGAGGACGAGATTCTCGTTGCCAGCGGCGGGGAGAAGGGTGCGATCAGGGTCTGGGAGATGCGATCAGGTCGAGAGGTTTATACCCAAGAACACCCTCTTGTCCAACCGTCAAAGGAAGATGGGGGTCTCGCAGTGACCCATCTCCTCTCCAACAAGTCCTCAAAAACCTTCGCCGTTGTCTCAGTGGATCACAACATAATCATCCACTCGTTAACCGATTTCTCATGTGAAAAACAATTTGTCGGTTACACTGATGAAATTCTGGACATTGTACATGTAGGTGATACCAGTAGTCACCTGGCAGTTGCGACAAACAGCTGTGACATTAAGCTCTACGACACTTCAACCATGAGCTGTCAGTTACTGAGAGGTCATACCGATCTTGTACTATCCCTCTGCGTTACCCAAGCGAATAGGAATCTGATGGTGTCCTCGGCCAAGGACAACAGTGTGCGAGTCTGGCTAATGTCACCCGATACATTGTCAATGGTATCAATAGCTTCTGGCACCCGTCACACAGCCTCTGTCGGCTCTGTTGCATTGTCTCAGGCCTCTGCAAAGTTCTTTGTATCCGTCAGTCAGGATCAGTGCTTGAAATTATGGCAACTTCCGGATAAGTTGACGACAGTTGACTCAGGGTGTACTCTCAATGCGGCGCACACAGTTCTTGCCCATCAGAAGGACATAAATTGCGCGGTTGTTTCGCCAAATGATAAATTGATAGCAACAGGATCACAGGACAAAACAGCGAAACTCTGGAGTTCAGAGAGCCTGCAGCTGTTGGGGATTTTGAGGGGCCACAGGAGGGGCGTTTGGTGCGCCAGGTTCTCGCCGATTGATCAGGTCCTCCTCACAACCTCTGCCGATTGTACAATGAAATTGTGGTCACTGTCTGAGTTGAATTGCTTGAAGACATTCGAGGGACATCAGTCGTCGGTTTTACGAGCGGAATTTATAAGTAGGGGAATGCAATTAGTGACTTCTGGTGCTGATGGATTGTTGAAATTGTGGAGTGTCAAGACGTCGGAGTGCGTGGGCACATTTGAGGAGCATGAGAGCAGGGTCTGGGCATTGGCGATTGGCCAGGACGAGAGGAGGATCATCTCTGGAGGGGCTGACTCGGTTATGGTTGTGTGGAGGGACGTGACAGCGGAGAAGAGGCAGAAGGCTATTGCCGAGCGCGAGGAGATGATTCTGGAGGAACAGAAACTGGCGAATTTGCTCAAGGGAGAGCAGCTGGTGGCGGCGCTGAAGCTCGCATTGAGGCTAGAGAAGCCTCACAAAGTTCTCAAGATCGTGGAGAATATCTTGAAGAAGGGTGAGGGGGGATTGGGAGAGGCTGTGGGTGAACTCAAGATGAGGGAGAAGGAGGAACTCATGAGGGCCGCTATTGGGTGGAATACTAATAGCAGGAATTGTCAAGCTGCACAG CTCGTGATAAACGCATTGTTAAATGACCCTGAAAGCAGTAATTTAGAAACTAGTGGATTGTCATCATCACTGGAGGCACTGATTCCCTACACCGACAGGCATTTCAAAAGAGTCACAAGATTGCTGCAGGATCTACACTTCTTGAATTACACTGTCAATTACATAAAGCCACACAATACCTCcgaattccctgaatga
- the LOC135173068 gene encoding tRNA (guanine-N(7)-)-methyltransferase non-catalytic subunit WDR4: protein MFLNSSPNLKTQAHAVTMSFSVSNSILVLCTSETILVFDLSDHSLRTIILPKLVIATEIKHHNNVEIDSFHGITSVSISNDGQYLSICTNRKQLCLYKTKDFSLVSNRTLVRAASRVRFTPGNDVIVADKSGDAYLFATRCPEQPGELILGHLSMLLDILVTDDGKFVVSADRDEKIRVSRFPNGYNIESFCLGHTKFVSNISELPHDKRILVSAGGDGQLKFWNYIDGVEVKRVEFMGHIQENHVTRLNDSLKDLELQEPVRNLPMKRLALEMINGKSILICSFYGSGVVLVYDIDSDLEVEFLQMICEEEESLECVMSGGKLWILFDWGIKVYRFDGTFVVDSEMNGSLMELNDRWKELRTKVSEQMFYPILYKRKFDNFQEYHDRKKSRMKLSN, encoded by the coding sequence ATGTTTTTGAATTCCTCCCCTAACCTCAAAACACAAGCTCATGCCGTCACCATGAGTTTCTCAGTATCAAATTCCATCTTAGTTTTGTGCACCTCCGAGACAATTCTCGTGTTCGACCTGTCAGATCACTCTCTTCGGACGATAATTCTCCCAAAACTGGTCATCGCGACTGAGATAAAGCATCACAACAACGTGGAAATCGACTCGTTTCACGGGATAACCTCAGTCTCAATCTCCAACGATGGGCAATACCTCAGCATCTGCACGAATCGCAAGCAGCTTTGCCTCTACAAGACTAAGGATTTTTCCCTGGTGTCGAACAGGACTCTGGTGAGGGCAGCTAGTCGAGTGAGGTTCACACCTGGAAATGACGTGATTGTCGCTGACAAGTCCGGCGACGCTTACCTGTTCGCCACACGCTGTCCTGAACAGCCTGGGGAGCTCATTCTGGGACATTTGTCGATGCTCCTGGACATTCTAGTCACAGATGATGGAAAGTTCGTTGTCTCAGctgatagggacgaaaaaattCGTGTGTCCCGCTTCCCGAACGGCTACAACATCGAGTCATTTTGTCTGGGGCACACGAAATTCGTCAGCAACATTTCGGAGCTGCCACATGACAAGAGAATCTTGGTCTCCGCTGGCGGAGATGGGCAACTCAAATTTTGGAATTACATTGATGGGGTTGAGGTTAAGAGGGTTGAATTTATGGGGCACATCCAGGAGAATCACGTGACGAGGCTGAATGATAGCTTGAAGGATCTGGAGCTCCAGGAGCCTGTAAGGAATCTTCCGATGAAGAGGCTGGCATTGGAGATGATAAATGGAAAATCCATTTTGATCTGCAGTTTTTATGGCTCTGGGGTTGTGCTAGTTTATGACATTGATAGCGATCTGGAGGTGGAGTTCCTGCAGATGATTTGTGAGGAAGAAGAATCCTTGGAGTGTGTGATGTCAGGGGGGAAACTGTGGATTTTGTTTGACTGGGGGATTAAAGTTTATCGTTTTGATGGTACTTTTGTAGTTGATTCGGAAATGAACGGGTCCTTGATGGAATTGAATGACAGGTGGAAGGAGTTGAGAACGAAAGTTAGTGAACAAATGTTTTATCCAATTTTATACAAGAggaaatttgataattttcaggAGTATCacgacagaaaaaaatcacgaatgaAATTGTCTAATTGA
- the LOC135173086 gene encoding small ribosomal subunit protein uS7m, whose protein sequence is MGTVGRIQSLVKHVSNRMLGAGAIRAYSVFSPYHVKPVFSKDEQARMEESGEFAKMAHVPILPAMKAETSSEFFDPVVDKFINFVLRKGKKELARNLVEEAFEKIKRAQLERYHKATPEERVKIILSPRKILHVAVANCKPVMELMSMKKGGSNYRVPIPVLERRQRFLSMNWLIQAAQDKNGRIPFSTQLAKELIDAAENQGRVVRKKQELHKMCEANRAYAHFRWSG, encoded by the exons ATGGGAACTGTCGGCAGGATTCAATCGCTTGTTAAACATGTGTCTAACag AATGTTGGGAGCTGGAGCAATCAGGGCGTACAGTGTGTTCAGCCCCTATCACGTCAAGCCGGTATTCAGCAAAGACGAGCAAGCACGTATGGAGGAGAGTGGAGAGTTCGCGAAAATGGCTCATGTGCCGATTCTACCGGCGATGAAGGCAGAAACATCCTCAGAGTTCTTCGATCCTGTCGTtga CAAGTTCATCAATTTTGTCCTACGGAAAGGAAAGAAGGAACTTGCGAGAAACCTGGTAGAAGAGGCATTTGAAAAGATAAAACGAGCGCAGTTGGAGAGGTACCACAAAGCCACACCTGAAGAACGAGTGAAGATTATTCTGAGTCCGAGGAAAATTCTACACGTTGCTGTTGCCAATTGCAAGCCGGTTATGGAGCTCATGTCGATGAAGAAAGGAGGGTCTAACTATCGA GTCCCTATCCCTGTTTTAGAACGACGCCAAAGATTTTTGTCGATGAATTGGTTGATCCAAGCTGCTCAAGATAAAAATGGGCGTATTCCCTTTTCAACGCAATTAGCTAAAGAACTCATTGATGCAGCCGAGAATCAg GGACGTGTCGTAAGAAAGAAACAGGAACTCCACAAAATGTGCGAGGCAAATCGTGCCTACGCCCACTTCAGATGGTCTGGCTaa